One window of Candidatus Nanosynbacter sp. HMT-352 genomic DNA carries:
- a CDS encoding type II secretion system F family protein, whose product MPIFEYLLVNKKKETVSSTIEAADKLSAINNLRSRGQLIKIEEKGAKKELSFSFGKKKKGAKTEELVMFTRQLSAMVSAGVPILRSLNSMAKHAESANFRNTINAVIKDVEGGMSFADALSKHPETFNDIYVNMVAAGETGGILDDILKRLALQQEKNSSMKKKIKGAMTYPIVLLIITIIAFFILMIFIIPVIGKTIKDMGGPDAKLPLLTEIMLGISDFVVSFWYIIIPIFVGSIWLLIRYIKTPKGRVKFHNIIIKVPAVGPIIKKVAIARFTRTFSALIGAGVAVLEALDVTSRAVGNVAYEKSLKEATRRVQNGEVLSKIIAEQDDLYPPIVAQMLSVGEETGQTDKVLVKVADFYEEEVDTAIDGVSSIIEPVMIVAMGVVIALVAVSVMGPITSMAGQVKE is encoded by the coding sequence ATGCCAATTTTTGAATATTTGCTTGTCAATAAAAAGAAAGAGACCGTCTCTTCAACAATTGAAGCAGCCGACAAACTGTCTGCCATTAACAATTTGAGGTCACGCGGACAATTGATAAAAATTGAAGAAAAAGGCGCAAAAAAAGAGCTTAGTTTTTCTTTCGGCAAGAAAAAGAAAGGTGCTAAGACTGAAGAATTGGTGATGTTTACTCGCCAATTAAGCGCCATGGTTTCAGCTGGCGTTCCTATTCTTCGTTCCCTTAACTCTATGGCAAAACACGCCGAAAGCGCCAATTTCCGAAACACGATCAACGCCGTTATTAAAGATGTTGAAGGCGGTATGTCCTTTGCAGATGCCCTAAGTAAACATCCAGAAACCTTCAATGATATTTACGTGAACATGGTTGCTGCGGGTGAAACCGGAGGTATTTTGGACGATATCTTAAAGCGCCTGGCTCTACAACAAGAAAAGAACTCATCTATGAAGAAAAAGATTAAAGGCGCCATGACATATCCGATCGTCCTTTTAATCATTACGATTATCGCCTTCTTCATCCTGATGATCTTCATTATTCCAGTTATCGGAAAAACCATTAAAGACATGGGCGGACCTGACGCCAAATTGCCACTTCTTACTGAGATTATGCTCGGGATTAGCGATTTTGTAGTGTCGTTTTGGTATATAATCATTCCAATATTTGTCGGAAGCATTTGGCTATTGATTCGCTATATTAAAACTCCAAAAGGTCGCGTAAAATTTCACAATATCATCATCAAAGTTCCAGCTGTCGGTCCAATTATTAAAAAAGTGGCAATCGCCCGCTTTACTCGAACCTTCTCCGCTCTCATCGGTGCGGGCGTGGCTGTGCTTGAAGCGCTGGATGTAACTTCGCGCGCTGTCGGAAATGTCGCCTACGAAAAGTCCCTAAAAGAAGCCACCAGGCGAGTCCAAAACGGTGAAGTTTTATCAAAAATTATCGCGGAGCAGGACGATTTATATCCGCCAATCGTAGCACAGATGTTGTCTGTTGGCGAAGAAACCGGCCAAACTGACAAAGTTCTGGTTAAAGTTGCCGACTTTTACGAGGAAGAGGTCGATACCGCGATTGACGGCGTTAGCTCTATTATCGAGCCGGTGATGATCGTTGCTATGGGTGTTGTTATTGCCCTGGTGGCGGTTAGTGTTATGGGTCCAATTACAAGTATGGCGGGTCAAGTTAAGGAATAA
- the pilM gene encoding type IV pilus assembly protein PilM, translating to MSSIFYRKKPIIGLDISRTSIKVMSIDRNRMLVHGYGSINLDSQKSDGNSADNTEYLAQNIKTLLKKNVVGQINSNRVALGIPTNRTFSRTFSLPVKEESNIRSAVNLEAEQYIPAPLDSLYLDYRIINRTKDELSVLMCAAPKKMIDSMLDATKQCGLEVAIIEPNISAIARLLKRTEEGMLPTVIVDIGTSTTDIAILDSDIRVTGGLNVGGYSLTLNLAKKMNVPIETAHQFKVLNGLNPGPRQARIAGALRPSLEKMTNEVKRVMRYYTDRFPDEKKIEQVLIVGGGGNLPGIGDFFTNELLMPARVASPWQMLNFDGLEQPAKQLRSQLSPVAGLALIKQEDIYD from the coding sequence GTGTCGAGCATATTTTATAGAAAAAAACCAATTATCGGCCTAGATATCAGCCGAACAAGCATAAAAGTAATGTCGATTGATAGAAATCGAATGCTAGTTCATGGATATGGATCGATTAACCTCGATTCTCAAAAAAGCGACGGAAATTCTGCAGACAACACTGAATATTTGGCGCAGAATATCAAAACGTTATTGAAGAAAAACGTCGTAGGACAGATCAATAGCAATCGCGTAGCGCTGGGCATACCAACCAACCGAACATTTTCGCGGACATTTAGCCTGCCCGTGAAAGAGGAGAGTAATATTCGCAGTGCGGTAAATTTGGAAGCCGAACAATACATTCCAGCTCCGTTAGATTCTCTTTATTTGGACTATCGAATCATCAATCGTACGAAAGATGAGCTTAGTGTGCTAATGTGTGCTGCACCGAAGAAAATGATCGATAGTATGTTAGATGCTACAAAACAATGCGGTCTGGAAGTTGCAATAATTGAGCCGAACATCAGCGCAATCGCTAGGCTTCTGAAGCGCACAGAAGAAGGAATGCTTCCTACTGTTATTGTCGACATAGGCACATCAACTACAGATATCGCGATTCTAGATTCTGATATACGTGTGACTGGCGGCTTAAATGTTGGCGGTTATTCACTCACCTTAAATTTAGCTAAAAAAATGAATGTACCAATTGAGACAGCTCATCAATTTAAGGTATTAAACGGATTAAATCCCGGCCCAAGGCAAGCCAGAATCGCAGGAGCCTTGCGCCCAAGTTTGGAAAAAATGACCAACGAAGTTAAGCGCGTTATGCGATATTACACAGACCGCTTCCCTGACGAGAAAAAAATCGAGCAAGTTCTCATCGTTGGTGGCGGCGGTAATTTACCAGGAATTGGTGATTTTTTCACAAACGAACTATTAATGCCAGCGCGCGTGGCAAGTCCGTGGCAAATGCTGAATTTCGATGGACTAGAGCAGCCGGCAAAACAGCTTCGCTCTCAGCTATCACCAGTTGCGGGACTAGCCTTAATCAAGCAGGAGGATATTTATGATTAA
- a CDS encoding PilN domain-containing protein: MINLLPPQEKKQISAGRVNVILRRYCIISLIFAGLLFLTIGGFYLFLENSRTSAQANIDEGNAKLAQYQSTQKEVSEFKKDLDSAKAIISNEAHYSTIIPKIAQYIPSGMVLDSLALDTSALDKPLSLTALGKNRDDAIRIKTSLEKSEIFSNVHLETVVYSDGNQSSDKPADYPITITISVTPKPEVLKQ, from the coding sequence ATGATTAACCTTCTCCCTCCTCAAGAAAAAAAGCAAATCAGCGCCGGGCGAGTAAACGTCATCTTAAGACGGTACTGCATCATATCATTGATATTTGCAGGTTTGCTATTCTTAACTATTGGTGGGTTTTATCTGTTCTTAGAAAATAGCCGCACCTCAGCTCAAGCTAACATTGACGAAGGAAATGCCAAACTTGCTCAATACCAATCGACGCAAAAAGAAGTTAGCGAGTTTAAGAAAGACCTCGACTCGGCTAAGGCGATCATTAGCAACGAAGCCCATTACTCTACAATCATCCCAAAAATTGCACAATACATCCCATCGGGTATGGTTTTGGATTCTCTGGCATTAGACACTTCAGCGTTAGATAAACCATTGTCATTAACAGCTCTTGGAAAAAACAGGGATGACGCCATCCGAATAAAAACCAGCTTAGAAAAGTCAGAAATATTTAGTAACGTTCACTTGGAGACTGTTGTTTATAGCGATGGAAACCAATCGTCAGACAAGCCTGCAGATTATCCAATCACTATAACAATTAGCGTTACACCAAAGCCAGAGGTCTTAAAACAATGA
- a CDS encoding PRC-barrel domain-containing protein: protein MLISADRFLDIPVMSLQTGSELARTSREIINPKNLSIIAYELEGRLLDQHPSLLRINDVREIGPLGMIIDSTDEIIGIDDVITIKEIYEINFTLKDKLVIDEKNKKIGKVIGYTLAAGNFIIQQLRIRRPFLKSFGDTELLIHRSQIIKVTDDKIVVKSATISHIAEKTPIPQINSYENPFRKQPRPQPESTEVD from the coding sequence ATGCTTATATCCGCAGATCGCTTCCTTGATATTCCCGTCATGAGTCTTCAGACGGGCTCCGAACTGGCGCGAACATCGCGGGAAATTATCAATCCGAAGAATCTATCTATAATCGCATATGAGCTCGAGGGGCGACTTTTGGACCAGCACCCTAGTTTACTTCGCATAAACGACGTCAGAGAGATTGGACCGCTTGGTATGATTATCGATTCAACCGATGAGATCATCGGAATTGATGATGTGATTACTATAAAAGAAATTTATGAAATCAATTTTACATTAAAAGACAAGTTGGTTATTGATGAGAAGAATAAGAAAATCGGAAAAGTTATCGGATACACGTTGGCGGCTGGGAATTTTATTATACAACAACTCCGAATTCGGCGACCGTTCTTGAAAAGTTTTGGCGACACAGAGCTACTTATTCATCGTTCTCAGATTATAAAAGTAACCGACGATAAAATTGTTGTAAAATCGGCAACCATCTCGCACATAGCCGAAAAAACACCTATTCCGCAGATAAATTCATACGAAAATCCATTCCGTAAACAGCCTCGTCCGCAACCAGAATCTACAGAAGTTGATTAA
- a CDS encoding regulatory protein RecX — MKITDISLQTRDKNRVNVSVDGKYRFSLDVFQVGELGIKIGREYTEEEISKLEDDSQFGKLYARSIEYCLMRPRAIKEVRDYLRRKTLTTRRRSAKTGKIIERPGIKLEITERVLDRLIEKKYLDDEKFARFWFEQRFMKKGASIRRLKLELVQKGIDNTTIESLVKENIRSDDDELQKIIAKKRYRYSDQQKFMQYLARQGFSYDDIKKALENPND; from the coding sequence ATGAAAATCACTGATATTTCTCTTCAGACTCGTGATAAAAATCGTGTCAATGTAAGTGTTGACGGGAAATATCGTTTTAGCTTGGACGTATTTCAGGTCGGCGAGCTAGGCATCAAGATTGGTCGCGAATATACGGAAGAGGAAATTTCGAAACTAGAAGACGATAGTCAGTTTGGCAAGTTATATGCCAGGTCTATAGAGTACTGCTTAATGCGTCCGCGAGCCATCAAAGAAGTGCGCGATTACCTGCGTCGGAAAACGCTAACGACTCGTCGACGTTCGGCGAAAACTGGAAAAATTATTGAGCGTCCTGGAATAAAGCTGGAGATTACCGAGCGCGTCTTGGATCGTCTTATTGAGAAAAAATATTTGGACGATGAAAAATTTGCTCGATTTTGGTTTGAACAGCGGTTCATGAAAAAAGGCGCCAGTATTCGTCGTTTGAAGTTGGAGTTGGTGCAAAAGGGAATTGATAATACAACGATTGAGTCGTTAGTTAAAGAGAATATTCGCTCTGATGACGATGAATTGCAGAAGATTATTGCTAAAAAACGTTATCGATATAGCGACCAACAGAAGTTTATGCAATATTTGGCTAGGCAGGGTTTTTCTTACGACGACATTAAGAAGGCTCTTGAAAACCCAAATGATTAA
- a CDS encoding 2'-5' RNA ligase family protein, whose translation MRAVESRYSAEHHMASVNLIFDDEQTAYLRELSEKMNLDFGEFIPHATLINVTEQDMSRLKLAAAALPPLDKLVLDGVNFLPDEAGNCVCVELRVQKTSWMVEVRRKLLEILDDIHPGLDIDGFRPHITLGIVEAGTLGDVDMSAIPRQLPVITKPRAAACYNGVHGKVVEVVE comes from the coding sequence ATGCGAGCAGTAGAGTCCAGATATTCAGCCGAACACCACATGGCGTCAGTTAATCTTATTTTTGATGATGAGCAGACCGCTTACCTTCGAGAACTGTCGGAAAAAATGAATCTTGATTTCGGTGAGTTTATTCCACACGCAACGCTAATCAATGTAACTGAGCAGGATATGTCGCGTCTCAAGTTGGCTGCCGCTGCGTTGCCGCCCCTAGACAAACTGGTACTTGACGGTGTTAACTTCTTGCCAGATGAAGCCGGTAACTGTGTTTGTGTTGAATTGCGTGTACAGAAAACCTCCTGGATGGTTGAAGTACGTCGGAAGTTGCTTGAAATACTGGACGACATTCATCCAGGGCTGGATATCGATGGATTTCGTCCACACATTACGCTTGGCATTGTCGAGGCTGGTACGCTCGGCGATGTCGATATGAGCGCTATTCCGCGCCAACTGCCGGTTATTACTAAGCCGCGTGCCGCTGCTTGTTATAACGGCGTACATGGCAAAGTGGTTGAGGTGGTCGAATAG
- the recA gene encoding recombinase RecA, whose product MAKSDSKTVNPEKSSQASDKKVDEGKLKALGLAMDQITKQFGDGSIMKLGEAHKVDVEVIPSGALSLDLALGGGYPKGRIIEIYGPESSGKTTLTLHAIAEIQKQGGTAAFIDAEHALDPAYAKRLGVDTENLLVSQPDNGEQALEITETLVRSNAVDLVIVDSVAALTPQAEIDGDMGDSHMGLQARLMSQALRKLTGIINKSKATVIFINQIRMKIGVMFGNPETTTGGNALKFYASQRIDIRRIGQIKVGDDIIGNRTKIKVVKNKIAPPFRVAEFDIMYNEGISKTGDILDLAATHGIVEKSGAFYKYNGETIGQGRDKTKTYLKENPEVLAEIDQKVRDKVKEEEK is encoded by the coding sequence ATGGCAAAATCAGACAGTAAAACAGTAAATCCAGAAAAGTCAAGTCAGGCATCGGATAAAAAAGTTGATGAAGGTAAGCTTAAGGCGCTTGGTCTAGCGATGGACCAAATCACCAAGCAATTTGGCGACGGATCAATTATGAAATTAGGCGAGGCTCATAAAGTCGATGTTGAAGTAATTCCTTCTGGTGCTTTGAGTTTGGATTTAGCGCTCGGTGGCGGATATCCAAAAGGTCGTATCATAGAAATCTATGGTCCAGAAAGCTCAGGTAAGACAACATTGACGCTTCACGCTATTGCAGAAATTCAGAAGCAGGGTGGAACGGCGGCGTTTATTGATGCTGAGCATGCCCTTGATCCAGCATACGCCAAGCGTCTGGGTGTGGACACGGAAAATTTGTTGGTTTCTCAGCCAGATAACGGCGAGCAAGCATTGGAAATTACGGAGACGTTGGTTCGTTCGAACGCGGTGGATTTGGTGATAGTCGACTCGGTGGCTGCCTTGACACCACAGGCTGAAATTGATGGCGATATGGGTGATTCTCACATGGGTCTTCAGGCTCGATTAATGAGCCAGGCTCTACGTAAATTGACGGGAATTATCAATAAGTCAAAAGCCACGGTGATCTTTATCAATCAGATTCGTATGAAAATTGGCGTGATGTTTGGTAATCCTGAAACGACAACTGGCGGTAATGCGTTGAAGTTTTATGCGTCGCAGCGAATTGACATTCGTCGAATTGGTCAGATCAAAGTTGGCGATGATATTATTGGTAACCGCACGAAAATTAAGGTCGTGAAGAATAAGATTGCACCGCCGTTCCGTGTGGCTGAATTTGACATTATGTACAACGAGGGAATTAGTAAAACTGGCGATATTTTGGACTTGGCGGCAACACACGGTATAGTTGAAAAGTCGGGTGCGTTTTATAAATATAACGGCGAAACGATTGGTCAGGGGCGCGATAAAACGAAGACTTATTTGAAGGAAAATCCTGAGGTTCTGGCGGAAATTGATCAGAAAGTGCGTGATAAAGTGAAGGAGGAGGAAAAGTAA
- a CDS encoding type II secretion system protein, with protein MNKRNGFTIIELLVVATFLIIIAILGFSQYTKLTNESNNAKKRTAINAMHYSLEEGFYVKNGYYPEKLEEGTLPTMDPALLKDPQGKKIGEKDSSYRYESSNCNDGKCKSYKLVATLVDEDDYVKESRHK; from the coding sequence ATGAATAAGCGAAACGGTTTCACTATTATTGAACTTTTGGTTGTAGCGACTTTCTTGATTATTATCGCAATCTTAGGTTTCTCACAATATACAAAATTAACCAACGAATCAAACAACGCCAAAAAACGCACCGCGATTAACGCCATGCATTATAGCCTGGAAGAAGGTTTTTACGTTAAAAATGGCTATTACCCAGAGAAGTTAGAAGAAGGTACGCTTCCGACTATGGATCCCGCATTATTAAAAGATCCGCAGGGTAAGAAAATTGGCGAGAAAGACAGCAGTTACCGCTATGAATCTTCAAATTGCAATGACGGAAAGTGTAAGTCATATAAACTCGTTGCGACGCTTGTCGATGAAGACGACTACGTAAAAGAAAGTCGCCACAAATAA
- a CDS encoding PH domain-containing protein: protein MNPQTSSSEDLTQPVAYDADGRPLYHHPSQTGRPAPVVAQTNSYVTARPEIIDGENFDPRLRSQYANEPQVVHVARDIDPKPFTISDDLKQKHEKSVQQYPNLNLSEGEYIILDIKRHPIGMLIPTGISVFLVVMIMVFVMFYPSIARDAIISPMPSLTDVFGVAMLLIGIVALGGAVSLWIYLQNHFYMTNESVIQEIQGSLFYRHEQTVSLGSIEDASFLQSGIIQTLFNYGTIRLSTEGEETTYIFHFVANPRKQIAIINNAIEDFKNGRPVCDD from the coding sequence ATGAATCCACAAACATCCTCGTCAGAAGATTTAACGCAGCCTGTTGCGTACGATGCTGATGGTCGACCACTATACCATCATCCGTCACAGACTGGTCGTCCAGCTCCGGTTGTGGCGCAGACGAATTCTTATGTGACGGCAAGACCAGAAATTATTGATGGGGAGAATTTTGATCCGCGATTGCGTAGTCAATATGCCAATGAGCCGCAAGTCGTACATGTTGCGCGAGATATTGACCCGAAGCCGTTTACTATTAGCGATGACCTGAAGCAAAAGCATGAAAAATCAGTCCAGCAATACCCGAATCTCAATTTGAGTGAAGGTGAATATATTATTTTGGATATTAAACGCCATCCAATTGGCATGCTAATCCCGACGGGAATCTCGGTTTTTTTGGTGGTGATGATCATGGTGTTTGTGATGTTTTATCCATCAATTGCTCGTGACGCAATTATCTCGCCGATGCCTTCGCTGACCGATGTGTTTGGCGTGGCAATGTTGCTTATTGGGATAGTGGCGCTTGGCGGTGCGGTGTCTTTGTGGATATATTTGCAGAATCATTTTTACATGACCAACGAAAGTGTAATTCAGGAAATCCAGGGTAGCTTATTTTATAGGCATGAGCAAACGGTGAGCTTAGGCAGTATTGAAGATGCAAGCTTCCTCCAATCTGGAATTATTCAGACTCTTTTCAATTACGGCACGATTCGTCTCAGCACCGAGGGTGAAGAAACGACATATATATTCCATTTTGTGGCAAATCCACGCAAGCAAATTGCGATAATCAATAATGCCATTGAAGACTTTAAGAATGGCCGTCCCGTTTGTGATGATTAG
- a CDS encoding VWA domain-containing protein, with product MKIRVIILSFFVAIISGLFIQQSAQGEVVPYNYAGKKLTITLLGDSYSAGNGADGYEYGPAVCHRNSNNWAEMYKRWLSNNGLSVTLINHACSGAKINAFLKDKNAGSVVKTISDDPGKLATNEQIIKYAEDRDICNIKPNNDLKVAYRIISSTIGSKRGKKQKRVNIRCNYTIRRQLDNVDRSTDMVMMTIGGNDLDFDGIVKSCFAAVIRSASDCKTKINDARNNMGDLELNLRGILSSLNSRLRPDAKIVLLGYPLLALDNGEKLSDFSVASEVRKLGLEGNLRQKKVVEEYNKSLGKEKVIFIDSLPKRFSGHEPDASIFKRNHDRWIHEFLEPNAFNMSSWYHPNFFGHSNYMSALREKVPLPNLVKPITKTNGDIDIVFVIDTTGSMGSSINAVRNNIRNIVESISSKTKSARFALVTYQDHPCCGGSSGDYPSKIETDFTSSAEVFNKAVNSIQLGNGGDDEESVYSGIKAGLNLQWRAGVKKIMIVIGDAPAKNPEPVTELTEQSIVDAAYAVDPAQIYIIDTSGHDAMAPVMSLAERTGGAYLQADDNDKLVDQVNASVENVTNKPNAWINRQYVAKIGDTLELDGAGSYSANGKIVKYEWDVDQDGVYDVTTDKPFVNYTFTKEFSGLLTLRVTDSSGLMNVATTTLTVSDDGDEHEREFDNCPDVANPDQADYDKDGIGDACDSDPGYLEEYGYYQMLEYEKNQAKKDDSKKENTNRKPVDVSSSNKVNDGDNKEIATIDSGGKDVKLQENSSVNEMESGETQKKSEDNNEDNRGGSSWLGAAAAVGMVAISAAIIAIKVYRQKTRLS from the coding sequence ATGAAAATTAGAGTTATTATATTATCTTTCTTTGTAGCTATTATTTCTGGCCTTTTTATACAACAGTCGGCACAAGGCGAGGTTGTTCCTTATAATTACGCAGGAAAGAAACTTACGATTACATTATTAGGCGATTCTTATTCGGCCGGAAATGGCGCTGATGGGTATGAATATGGTCCTGCTGTCTGTCATCGCAACAGTAATAACTGGGCGGAAATGTATAAAAGATGGCTAAGCAATAACGGACTGTCAGTAACGCTTATAAATCACGCTTGTTCTGGAGCTAAAATTAATGCCTTCTTGAAGGATAAGAATGCGGGTAGTGTTGTAAAAACGATTAGTGATGATCCGGGCAAGCTAGCGACGAATGAACAGATTATTAAATATGCAGAAGACAGGGATATTTGCAATATTAAACCGAATAACGACTTAAAAGTTGCTTATAGGATCATAAGTAGTACGATTGGCTCTAAGCGCGGAAAAAAACAGAAAAGAGTCAATATAAGATGTAATTATACGATTCGACGACAACTTGATAATGTGGATCGCAGCACGGATATGGTAATGATGACGATTGGTGGAAATGATTTGGATTTTGACGGCATTGTTAAGTCTTGTTTTGCCGCTGTAATAAGATCTGCTTCAGATTGCAAAACAAAGATAAATGACGCAAGAAATAATATGGGAGATTTAGAGCTAAATCTTAGAGGTATTTTATCATCGCTTAATTCTCGTTTACGTCCAGACGCGAAAATAGTCCTTTTAGGATACCCGCTACTAGCACTTGATAATGGCGAGAAGCTATCCGATTTTTCGGTTGCTAGCGAAGTGCGTAAGTTAGGGCTGGAAGGTAATTTACGCCAGAAAAAGGTGGTTGAAGAATATAATAAAAGCCTCGGTAAAGAGAAAGTGATTTTTATTGATAGTTTGCCAAAGCGGTTTTCTGGACATGAGCCAGACGCCTCAATATTTAAGAGGAATCACGATCGTTGGATTCATGAATTCCTTGAGCCAAATGCATTCAATATGAGCTCGTGGTATCATCCAAACTTCTTTGGGCATAGCAATTATATGTCAGCACTTCGCGAAAAAGTACCACTGCCTAATTTGGTGAAACCAATAACGAAAACGAATGGCGATATTGATATTGTATTTGTTATTGACACGACCGGTTCGATGGGTAGTTCAATTAATGCTGTTAGAAATAACATTCGAAATATAGTTGAGTCGATCAGTTCGAAAACGAAGAGTGCTAGATTTGCACTGGTTACTTATCAAGATCATCCGTGTTGTGGCGGAAGCTCGGGAGACTATCCGTCCAAAATTGAGACAGATTTTACGAGTAGTGCCGAGGTGTTTAATAAGGCTGTCAATTCTATTCAACTCGGTAATGGCGGCGATGATGAAGAATCTGTTTATTCTGGCATTAAGGCGGGGCTGAATCTACAGTGGCGAGCGGGAGTAAAAAAGATTATGATTGTGATTGGTGACGCTCCAGCTAAGAATCCAGAACCAGTTACTGAGCTAACCGAACAATCTATCGTTGATGCTGCTTATGCTGTTGATCCAGCTCAAATATATATTATTGATACTTCTGGACATGATGCGATGGCACCTGTGATGTCTTTGGCTGAAAGAACGGGCGGCGCATATTTACAAGCTGACGATAATGATAAGCTCGTTGATCAAGTTAATGCGTCGGTTGAAAATGTGACGAATAAACCGAATGCTTGGATAAATCGTCAATATGTGGCGAAAATTGGTGACACATTAGAATTGGATGGCGCTGGTTCTTATTCGGCAAATGGTAAGATCGTAAAATATGAATGGGATGTCGATCAAGACGGCGTGTATGACGTGACGACGGATAAGCCCTTTGTTAATTATACGTTTACTAAGGAATTTTCTGGGCTGTTAACGCTTAGGGTGACTGATAGTTCTGGATTAATGAACGTAGCGACGACGACTTTGACGGTTAGTGATGACGGCGATGAACATGAACGGGAATTTGATAATTGTCCAGATGTGGCTAATCCAGATCAAGCTGATTATGACAAGGATGGAATTGGTGACGCTTGTGATTCTGATCCAGGATATTTGGAGGAATATGGCTATTATCAGATGTTAGAGTATGAAAAGAATCAAGCAAAGAAAGATGATAGTAAAAAAGAAAATACAAATCGTAAACCTGTTGACGTGTCTTCGAGTAATAAAGTAAACGACGGTGATAACAAGGAAATAGCTACCATAGATTCTGGCGGTAAAGACGTAAAACTTCAGGAAAATAGTAGCGTTAATGAGATGGAGTCGGGGGAAACTCAGAAGAAATCCGAGGATAATAATGAAGACAACAGGGGCGGATCGTCGTGGCTTGGTGCTGCTGCAGCTGTTGGAATGGTTGCAATCAGTGCAGCAATAATAGCTATAAAAGTTTATCGCCAAAAAACAAGATTATCTTAA
- the ruvB gene encoding Holliday junction branch migration DNA helicase RuvB, translating into MAIERIVDTSSHDDDSEEQRIEVSLRPQSFSEYVGQERLKRNLRLAIDAAKKRGEPLDHVLLYGPPGLGKTTMATVIANEMGTNLRITSGPAIEKAGDLASILTNLSDGDILFIDEIHRLGRSVEEILYSAMEDFKLDIVIGKGPAARSIRLDLPRFTVIGATTRTGSLAAPLRDRFGHIYRLEFYTPEDIAKIVTRSAKILESSIRSEAADLLSTRARLTPRIANRLLKRVRDYADVNGDGIIDVKTTTNALEMLEVDELGLDPADRNLLQSILENYGDNPVGLTTIAALTGDEATTIEDFYEPYLLQIGFIERTPRGRRVTIKAKRHLGK; encoded by the coding sequence ATGGCAATTGAAAGAATAGTTGATACGAGTTCGCATGATGACGACTCTGAAGAGCAGCGAATTGAAGTTAGTTTGCGTCCGCAGAGTTTTTCTGAGTATGTTGGCCAAGAGAGATTGAAGAGAAATTTACGTTTGGCAATTGATGCAGCCAAAAAGCGCGGCGAGCCGTTGGATCACGTATTATTATATGGTCCGCCGGGGCTTGGTAAAACAACTATGGCAACGGTGATTGCTAATGAAATGGGCACGAATCTGCGGATTACTAGCGGTCCGGCTATTGAAAAAGCGGGTGATTTGGCGTCGATTCTGACTAATTTGTCGGACGGTGATATTCTGTTTATCGATGAGATTCATCGGTTGGGGCGATCAGTGGAGGAAATCTTGTACTCCGCAATGGAAGATTTTAAGCTGGATATTGTGATTGGAAAAGGTCCGGCAGCGCGATCAATTCGATTAGATTTGCCGCGATTTACGGTGATTGGTGCGACGACGCGCACTGGAAGTTTGGCGGCGCCTTTGCGTGATAGGTTTGGGCATATTTACCGCTTGGAATTTTACACGCCAGAGGATATTGCGAAAATTGTGACGCGTAGTGCAAAGATTTTGGAGTCGTCAATTCGAAGTGAAGCGGCGGATTTATTGTCGACGCGAGCGCGCTTGACGCCACGTATTGCCAATAGACTTCTTAAGCGCGTCCGTGATTACGCCGACGTTAATGGCGACGGAATAATTGATGTAAAAACTACAACCAACGCTTTGGAAATGCTGGAAGTGGATGAGTTGGGCTTGGATCCGGCTGATCGTAATTTATTACAATCGATTCTTGAAAATTATGGCGATAATCCTGTTGGATTAACAACAATTGCGGCGTTAACTGGCGACGAAGCGACGACAATTGAGGATTTTTATGAACCATATTTGCTACAAATTGGGTTTATTGAGCGTACACCGCGTGGTCGTCGAGTGACGATTAAAGCGAAGCGGCATTTGGGAAAATAG